One window from the genome of Haloprofundus halobius encodes:
- a CDS encoding DUF5658 family protein, producing the protein MSREDVSGLGAAGANGTVATHSPIPTLARFEPHLWAFALLGFALDVGLTAYGLSLGLAEMNPLARTLMETIGVIEAMLLLKTFSLAVALVGWKILPAVYRFVVPAGLSLPTWVAVGINGSLIISLL; encoded by the coding sequence ATGAGCAGAGAGGACGTGAGCGGCCTCGGGGCCGCCGGAGCGAACGGAACCGTCGCGACGCACTCACCGATACCGACACTCGCGCGGTTCGAACCGCATCTCTGGGCGTTCGCGCTGCTCGGGTTCGCACTCGACGTCGGACTGACCGCCTACGGCCTCTCGCTGGGACTCGCGGAGATGAACCCGCTCGCACGGACGCTGATGGAGACGATCGGCGTCATCGAAGCGATGCTCCTGTTGAAGACGTTCTCGCTCGCTGTCGCTCTCGTCGGCTGGAAGATACTGCCGGCGGTGTATCGGTTCGTCGTCCCCGCCGGACTCTCGCTGCCGACGTGGGTCGCCGTCGGCATCAACGGTTCGCTCATCATCTCGCTGCTCTGA
- a CDS encoding MaoC family dehydratase: protein MTGRYYEEFEVGETIEHATRRTVSESDNQRFCDMTMNQQPLHLDAAFAADTQFGERLVNGLYTMSLAVGVSIPETTDGTIVANLSYDDVSHPAPVFHGDTIRAQSTVTEKRETSDGERGVVTMHVEAFVVGDEQREEELVCEFERTVLSLKRPESDES from the coding sequence ATGACTGGCCGCTACTACGAGGAGTTCGAGGTCGGCGAGACCATCGAACACGCGACACGCCGAACCGTGAGCGAGAGCGACAACCAGCGCTTCTGCGACATGACGATGAACCAACAGCCGCTGCACCTCGACGCGGCGTTCGCCGCCGACACCCAGTTCGGCGAACGCCTCGTCAACGGCCTCTACACGATGAGCCTCGCCGTCGGTGTCTCGATTCCCGAGACCACCGACGGTACCATTGTGGCGAACCTCTCGTACGACGATGTCTCTCATCCAGCGCCGGTGTTCCACGGCGACACCATTCGCGCGCAGTCGACGGTGACGGAGAAACGCGAGACGAGCGACGGCGAACGCGGCGTCGTGACGATGCACGTCGAGGCGTTCGTCGTCGGCGACGAGCAGCGAGAGGAGGAGTTGGTCTGCGAGTTCGAGCGAACAGTACTGTCGCTGAAGCGACCCGAGTCAGACGAGTCGTAA
- the gdhB gene encoding glutamate dehydrogenase GdhB: MAANATSKVEEESESAVQTARRQLERAAAHTDVDSGIIERLSHPDKVHRVSIPLRRDDGSLEVFTGYRAQHDNVRGPFKGGLRYHPDVSAEECVGLSMWMTWKCAVMDIPFGGGKGGIVVNSKTLSDEEKERLTRRFAEELRDMIGPMHDIPAPDMGTDPQTMAWFMDAYSMQEGETTPGVVTGKPPVIGGSHGREESPGRSVGIIAREAIDYYGWDPAETTVAVQGFGSVGANAARYLDDLGAKIVAVSDVDGAIYDSDGLDTKDVEGHDEKPGMVSGYDAPETLSNGDLLELDVDILIPAAIGNVLTADNANQVRAEMIVEGANGPTTSAADAIFEERGVPVIPDILANAGGVTVSYFEWLQDINRRAWPLERVNDELEAEMLKAWRAVRTEVDERNVTWRDAAYIVALTRVAEAHEARGLWP; encoded by the coding sequence ATGGCAGCTAACGCGACATCGAAGGTCGAGGAGGAATCGGAGTCGGCGGTCCAGACCGCCCGCAGGCAGTTGGAGCGAGCGGCGGCTCACACCGACGTCGATTCGGGTATCATCGAGCGCCTGTCGCATCCCGACAAGGTTCACCGAGTGTCGATTCCGCTTCGACGCGACGACGGCTCGCTGGAGGTGTTCACCGGCTACCGCGCCCAGCACGACAACGTCCGGGGACCGTTCAAGGGCGGCCTGCGCTATCATCCCGACGTGAGCGCAGAGGAGTGCGTCGGGCTCTCCATGTGGATGACGTGGAAGTGCGCCGTGATGGACATCCCCTTCGGCGGCGGGAAAGGCGGCATCGTCGTCAACTCGAAGACGCTCAGCGACGAGGAGAAGGAGCGACTCACGCGTCGCTTCGCCGAGGAACTCCGCGACATGATCGGCCCGATGCACGACATCCCCGCGCCCGACATGGGGACTGACCCGCAGACGATGGCGTGGTTCATGGACGCCTACTCGATGCAGGAGGGGGAGACGACGCCGGGTGTCGTCACCGGCAAACCGCCGGTCATCGGTGGCAGCCACGGCCGCGAGGAGTCGCCTGGTCGCAGCGTCGGCATCATCGCCCGCGAGGCCATCGATTACTACGGCTGGGACCCCGCGGAGACGACCGTTGCCGTGCAGGGATTCGGCAGCGTCGGTGCGAACGCGGCGCGTTACCTCGACGACCTCGGCGCGAAGATCGTCGCCGTCAGCGACGTCGACGGCGCGATATACGACTCCGACGGACTCGACACCAAGGACGTGGAGGGCCACGACGAGAAACCCGGCATGGTGTCGGGCTACGACGCGCCGGAGACGCTCAGTAACGGTGACCTCCTGGAACTCGACGTCGACATCCTCATCCCCGCGGCCATCGGCAACGTTCTCACCGCCGACAACGCCAACCAAGTGCGAGCGGAGATGATCGTCGAGGGGGCGAACGGTCCGACGACCTCGGCGGCCGACGCTATCTTCGAGGAGCGCGGCGTTCCGGTGATCCCGGACATCCTCGCGAACGCCGGCGGCGTCACCGTCTCGTACTTCGAGTGGCTCCAAGACATCAACCGCCGCGCGTGGCCGCTCGAACGCGTCAACGATGAACTGGAGGCCGAGATGCTGAAGGCGTGGCGCGCCGTCCGCACGGAGGTCGACGAACGGAACGTCACGTGGCGCGACGCCGCGTACATCGTCGCACTCACGCGCGTCGCGGAGGCTCACGAGGCGCGCGGACTCTGGCCGTAG
- a CDS encoding HpcH/HpaI aldolase/citrate lyase family protein, translating to MTRRSVLFSPGDRPELMRKAPTSDADTVVFDLEDAVSPERKADAREAIRDVLSDPEFDPDAEVCVRLSGVDLEADLDRLLVDEARLDAVMLPKVASASEVDRAADLVDERGWSLPVLALVESAAGVLAAEEIAAANATDALAFGAEDLAADIGATRTEEATEVLYARQHVVLAAGAAGVDALDMVYTDFQDPEGLAEETSFGLTLGYDGKLVIHPAQVPVVNDAFTPSDEQIEWAQKVVSAKERADDAGRGVFQVDGEMIDGPLVAQAERVVARAAAAGKL from the coding sequence ATGACCCGACGCAGCGTGCTCTTCTCGCCGGGTGACCGTCCGGAACTCATGCGGAAAGCGCCGACGAGCGACGCCGACACCGTCGTGTTCGACCTCGAAGACGCCGTCTCGCCGGAGCGGAAGGCCGACGCGCGCGAGGCGATTCGAGACGTGCTCTCGGACCCCGAGTTCGACCCCGACGCCGAGGTCTGCGTCCGCCTCAGCGGCGTCGATCTCGAAGCCGACCTCGACCGACTCCTCGTCGACGAGGCTCGACTCGACGCCGTGATGCTCCCGAAAGTCGCGTCGGCGTCGGAGGTCGACCGAGCGGCCGACCTGGTCGACGAGCGCGGCTGGAGCCTCCCGGTGCTCGCGCTCGTCGAGAGCGCAGCGGGCGTCCTCGCGGCCGAAGAGATCGCTGCCGCGAACGCGACCGACGCGCTGGCGTTCGGAGCAGAGGACCTCGCCGCCGACATCGGTGCGACGCGGACCGAGGAGGCGACCGAGGTGCTCTACGCCCGCCAGCACGTCGTTCTCGCGGCTGGCGCGGCCGGCGTCGACGCGCTCGACATGGTGTACACCGACTTCCAGGACCCCGAGGGGCTGGCCGAGGAGACGTCGTTCGGGCTCACCCTCGGCTACGACGGCAAACTGGTCATCCATCCCGCCCAGGTACCGGTCGTCAACGACGCGTTCACGCCGAGCGACGAGCAGATCGAATGGGCGCAGAAGGTCGTTTCGGCCAAGGAGCGAGCCGACGACGCGGGTCGCGGCGTCTTCCAGGTCGACGGCGAGATGATAGACGGGCCGCTCGTCGCACAGGCCGAGCGTGTCGTCGCGCGGGCGGCGGCGGCGGGAAAACTGTAA
- a CDS encoding Glu/Leu/Phe/Val family dehydrogenase, whose protein sequence is MSEEANPFESLQEQVDDAAEFLDVSPDVLERLKNPERVLETNLSVEMDDGRLELFRAYRSQFNGDRGPYKGGIRYHPGVSRDEVKALSGWMVYKTAVVDIPYGGGKGGIVIDPDRYSESELERVTRSFAKELRPFIGEDKDVPAPDVNTGQREMNWIKDTYETLENTTAPGVITGKALDSGGSEGRVEATGRSTMLTAREAFDYLGKEMEGATVAVQGYGNAGSIAAYLIEDLGASIVAASDSSGAIYNPDGFDARAAKEHKAETGSLSDFDGASEKMTNEDLLTLDVDLLVPAALENAIDGDLAHDVQADVVVEAANGPLTPEADDVLTDRDVAVFPDILANAGGVTVSYFEWVQNRQRFHWSEERVNDELETVIVDAFEDLVDAYESNDVPNFRTAAYVVAIQRVVDTYEQGGNWP, encoded by the coding sequence ATGTCTGAAGAGGCCAATCCGTTCGAGAGTCTGCAGGAACAGGTCGACGACGCGGCCGAGTTTCTGGACGTATCGCCGGACGTGCTCGAACGGCTGAAGAACCCCGAACGCGTGTTGGAGACGAACCTCTCGGTGGAGATGGACGACGGTCGACTCGAACTGTTCCGCGCCTATCGCTCGCAGTTCAACGGCGACCGTGGGCCGTACAAAGGAGGGATTCGCTACCATCCGGGCGTCTCGCGCGACGAGGTGAAGGCGCTCTCGGGGTGGATGGTGTACAAGACGGCCGTCGTCGACATCCCCTACGGCGGGGGCAAAGGCGGCATCGTCATCGATCCCGACAGGTACAGCGAGAGCGAACTCGAACGAGTGACGCGCTCGTTCGCGAAGGAACTTCGTCCGTTCATCGGCGAAGACAAGGACGTCCCCGCGCCCGACGTCAACACCGGCCAGCGGGAGATGAACTGGATAAAGGACACCTACGAGACACTGGAGAACACGACGGCCCCCGGCGTCATCACCGGCAAAGCGCTCGACTCCGGCGGCAGCGAGGGCCGCGTCGAAGCGACCGGTCGCTCGACGATGCTCACCGCCCGTGAGGCGTTCGACTACCTCGGCAAGGAGATGGAGGGAGCAACAGTCGCGGTACAGGGGTACGGCAACGCCGGCTCTATCGCCGCGTACCTCATCGAGGACCTCGGCGCGAGCATCGTCGCCGCCTCCGACTCCAGCGGGGCCATCTACAACCCGGACGGCTTCGACGCGCGGGCGGCCAAGGAGCACAAAGCCGAGACGGGGAGTCTCAGCGACTTCGACGGAGCGAGCGAGAAGATGACGAACGAGGACCTGCTGACGCTCGACGTGGACCTCCTCGTCCCCGCGGCGCTCGAAAACGCCATCGACGGCGACCTCGCCCACGACGTCCAGGCGGACGTCGTCGTCGAAGCGGCCAACGGCCCGTTGACGCCCGAAGCCGACGACGTTCTGACCGACCGCGACGTGGCCGTCTTCCCCGACATCCTCGCCAACGCGGGCGGCGTCACCGTCTCCTACTTCGAGTGGGTCCAGAACCGCCAGCGGTTCCACTGGTCCGAAGAGCGTGTCAACGACGAACTGGAGACGGTCATCGTCGACGCCTTCGAGGATCTCGTCGACGCCTACGAGTCCAACGACGTGCCGAACTTCCGCACCGCGGCGTACGTCGTCGCCATCCAGCGCGTCGTCGACACCTACGAACAGGGCGGCAACTGGCCGTAG
- a CDS encoding SHOCT domain-containing protein → MSGSPGWLRRHSLGITFLALVVVSVSLLGVVGLGALVALASLGQPLGAFAAALFPWAAGAVVLTVLTVVFGFLFAWSLVRRARLRRDERLRRRQRRLRAVAAEAEARNGWLASLNLSSRLGPDESKEDRIEALKRRYASGELSEAEFEHRLDRLMDDGGDRRPRARNDERETERLRNY, encoded by the coding sequence ATGTCCGGTTCCCCAGGTTGGCTCCGCCGTCACAGCCTCGGTATCACCTTCCTCGCCCTCGTTGTCGTCAGTGTCTCCCTTCTGGGCGTCGTCGGCCTCGGCGCACTCGTCGCGCTGGCGTCGCTCGGTCAACCGCTCGGCGCGTTCGCGGCCGCACTATTCCCGTGGGCCGCCGGTGCCGTCGTCCTCACGGTGTTGACCGTCGTCTTCGGGTTCCTCTTCGCCTGGTCGCTCGTCCGACGGGCGCGCCTCCGTCGCGACGAACGCCTCCGTCGGCGACAGAGACGGCTTCGCGCCGTCGCCGCGGAAGCCGAAGCCCGAAACGGCTGGCTCGCGTCGCTGAACCTCTCCTCGCGGCTCGGCCCGGACGAATCGAAGGAAGACCGCATCGAGGCGCTCAAGCGACGGTACGCCTCCGGGGAACTCTCGGAGGCGGAGTTCGAGCACCGCCTCGACCGCCTCATGGACGACGGAGGCGACCGCCGCCCCCGGGCCCGAAACGACGAACGCGAGACCGAACGCCTTCGAAACTACTGA
- the pyrB gene encoding aspartate carbamoyltransferase yields the protein MRQDHLISAANLSREGIEAVLDRAAAIDADPAAYRQRHAGAVLALCFFEPSTRTKMSFDTAMKRLGGTTVDMGTVESSSVKKGETLADTVRVVEGYADAIVLRHPSEGAAKMASEFVDVPLVNAGDGAGQHPSQTLLDLYTIRERAGLDDLSVGIMGDLKYGRTVHSLAHALTNFDVRQHFISPESLRLPRNVRFDLHESGAQVREHTELDAVLPELDVLYVTRIQRERFPDENEYRAIAGEYRIDEETLAAARDDLSVMHPLPRVDEIAPEVDETEYATYFQQAHNGIPVRMALLDGLLTRAKGGKR from the coding sequence ATGCGTCAGGACCACCTCATCTCGGCGGCGAATCTGTCGCGGGAGGGTATCGAGGCGGTGCTCGACCGGGCGGCGGCCATCGACGCCGACCCGGCGGCGTACCGTCAGCGGCACGCGGGAGCGGTGCTCGCGCTCTGCTTCTTCGAACCGAGTACGCGCACGAAGATGAGCTTCGACACCGCGATGAAACGCCTCGGCGGCACCACCGTCGACATGGGTACCGTCGAGTCCTCGTCGGTCAAGAAGGGCGAGACACTCGCCGACACCGTTCGGGTCGTCGAGGGCTACGCCGACGCCATCGTCCTCCGCCACCCCTCCGAGGGTGCGGCGAAGATGGCCTCGGAGTTCGTCGACGTTCCGCTCGTGAACGCGGGCGACGGCGCGGGCCAGCACCCGAGTCAGACGCTCCTCGACCTCTACACCATCCGCGAGCGAGCGGGTCTCGACGACCTCTCGGTCGGTATCATGGGCGACCTCAAGTACGGCCGGACGGTCCACTCGCTCGCACACGCGCTGACGAACTTCGACGTCCGCCAGCACTTCATCAGCCCCGAGAGCCTCCGTCTGCCACGGAACGTCCGGTTCGACCTGCACGAATCGGGCGCGCAGGTCCGCGAGCACACGGAACTCGACGCGGTGCTCCCCGAACTCGACGTGCTGTACGTCACGCGCATCCAGCGCGAGCGCTTCCCCGACGAGAACGAGTACCGCGCCATCGCCGGCGAGTACCGAATCGACGAGGAGACGCTTGCGGCCGCCCGCGACGACCTGAGCGTGATGCACCCGCTGCCGCGCGTCGACGAGATTGCACCCGAAGTCGACGAAACCGAGTACGCGACGTACTTCCAGCAGGCGCACAACGGGATTCCGGTCCGGATGGCGCTTTTGGACGGTCTGTTGACGCGGGCGAAGGGAGGAAAGCGATGA
- the pyrI gene encoding aspartate carbamoyltransferase regulatory subunit, with product MSDHELRVSKIRNGTVIDHVAAGQALNVLAILGIDGSAGEGVSIGMNVPSDRLGRKDIVKVEDRELSQSEVEVLSLIAPEASINIIRDYDVVEKSRVDRPESVVGLLSCPNRNCITNDDEPIASKFTVVDDGVRCTYCENIVRDDIADHLDVQT from the coding sequence ATGAGCGACCACGAACTCCGCGTCTCGAAGATTCGAAACGGGACCGTCATCGACCACGTCGCCGCCGGGCAGGCGCTGAACGTCCTCGCCATCCTCGGCATCGACGGCTCCGCCGGGGAGGGCGTCAGCATCGGGATGAACGTCCCGAGCGACCGCCTCGGCCGTAAGGACATCGTGAAGGTCGAAGACCGCGAGTTGAGTCAGTCCGAGGTCGAAGTGCTGTCGCTTATCGCGCCGGAGGCGAGCATCAACATCATCCGCGACTACGACGTCGTCGAGAAGAGTCGGGTCGACCGCCCCGAGAGCGTCGTCGGGTTGCTCTCCTGTCCAAACCGCAACTGTATCACCAACGACGACGAACCGATCGCCTCGAAGTTCACCGTCGTCGACGACGGGGTACGCTGTACCTACTGCGAGAACATCGTCCGCGACGACATCGCCGACCACCTCGACGTACAGACGTAG
- a CDS encoding ester cyclase: MAQNIDREKRNERTVRRFFDELVGDGDYDVADELLTENYVRHEMGPNPDMTGRRAFVDFIEGFKRAFSDVRVDVDELLVVNDYAVVRATERGTHDGAFMGLEPTGEQFEIGGIVIHRLEDGKIAETYACWDMLGLLGQLGVDPTTARRFDDE, encoded by the coding sequence CGAAACGAGCGGACTGTCAGGCGGTTCTTCGACGAGCTGGTGGGCGACGGCGACTACGACGTCGCAGACGAACTACTCACCGAGAACTACGTCCGCCACGAGATGGGTCCGAACCCCGATATGACGGGTCGCCGAGCGTTCGTCGACTTCATCGAGGGGTTCAAACGAGCGTTCAGCGACGTGCGCGTCGACGTCGACGAACTGCTCGTCGTCAACGACTACGCGGTCGTTCGAGCGACCGAACGAGGCACTCACGACGGCGCGTTCATGGGTCTCGAACCGACCGGCGAGCAGTTCGAAATCGGCGGCATCGTGATACACCGCCTCGAAGACGGAAAGATAGCGGAGACGTACGCCTGCTGGGATATGCTCGGTCTGCTCGGACAGCTCGGCGTCGACCCGACGACAGCGCGGCGGTTCGACGACGAGTGA